In the Candidatus Binatus sp. genome, one interval contains:
- a CDS encoding class I SAM-dependent methyltransferase → MPPEIRESEVAAQWDRNADVWADQVRNRWDIFREHWNNPAFLEFAGDLSGKAVLDAGCGEGHNTRIFARRGARMTGVDLSAKMIEFARQEELREPLGIRYERASFSNLATFRKESFDAAVSTMALMDGPDFPGAMREIARVLRPGGTLAYSILHPCFATKGMGWVRDGSGRAIKFTVADYFNSEPFVERWKFGHAPNASQVEDFGVPRFDRTLADYVNPTIAAGLRLEEICEPRAPESACALYPEAFAKFRDHIPWFFYVRASKS, encoded by the coding sequence ATGCCGCCGGAAATTCGTGAGTCTGAAGTCGCCGCGCAATGGGATCGCAATGCCGACGTGTGGGCCGACCAGGTTCGCAACCGCTGGGACATCTTTCGCGAGCATTGGAACAATCCCGCTTTCCTGGAATTCGCCGGCGACTTGAGCGGGAAGGCCGTGCTCGATGCCGGATGCGGCGAGGGCCACAACACGAGGATCTTCGCGCGCCGCGGCGCTCGCATGACGGGGGTGGATCTGTCCGCCAAAATGATCGAGTTCGCGCGCCAAGAAGAACTCCGCGAACCGCTGGGAATCCGCTACGAACGCGCTTCGTTCAGCAACCTGGCAACTTTCCGCAAAGAGTCATTCGACGCGGCCGTCTCGACGATGGCGCTGATGGACGGTCCTGATTTTCCAGGCGCGATGCGGGAAATCGCACGCGTGCTGCGCCCGGGCGGGACGCTCGCGTACAGCATCCTGCATCCCTGTTTCGCGACCAAGGGGATGGGCTGGGTGAGAGACGGTTCGGGGCGCGCCATCAAATTCACCGTCGCGGATTATTTCAACAGCGAACCGTTTGTCGAGCGCTGGAAGTTCGGCCATGCGCCCAACGCGTCGCAGGTCGAGGACTTCGGCGTGCCGCGCTTCGATCGCACGCTGGCCGACTACGTCAACCCGACCATCGCGGCTGGTCTGCGGCTCGAGGAGATTTGCGAGCCGCGCGCCCCCGAGTCCGCATGCGCGCTGTATCCAGAGGCGTTTGCAAAATTTCGCGATCACATCCCGTGGTTCTTCTACGTTCGCGCATCGAAGTCGTGA